The following proteins come from a genomic window of Bactrocera tryoni isolate S06 chromosome 1, CSIRO_BtryS06_freeze2, whole genome shotgun sequence:
- the LOC120780845 gene encoding serine protease snake-like has protein sequence MHQFKHSSPALLLLTLWLFGNMWKIAGGQNNLRTEVRTCTEVKRQIFEEVKTFSAYIHGAQELKFTVDNCKPYAPLIVGGSPASPKEFPHIARLGHASINKPTEWFCGGTLISERFVLTAAHCFSTNRGEVNIVRLGDLDFGRESDDARPEDFRVRRYIEHNEYNSATIYNDIALVELERSVTFDAYKHPACLPTNSGDEFQKLVAIGWGSTRFADSDSKKLLKVTLNRLGFDQCQRLIAFSDVDQLPRGVENRLQICAGSNEAKDTCSGDSGGPLLAYHPDYPCMYTVIGITSYGIGCGIPGQPGIYTRVYSYIDWIRIIVWGQR, from the exons ATGCATCAGTTCAAACACAGTTCACCGGCACTACTGCTACTCACCTTATGGCTCTTTGGAAATATGTGGAAGATCGCTGGAGGACAAAATAACCTTCGAACTGAAGTAAGAA catgTACTGAGGTCAAACGACAAATATTTGAAGAGGTGAAAACTTTTAGTGCTTATATACATGGAGCCCAAGAATTGAAATTTACTGTAGATAATTGTAAACCATACGCTCCGCTAATAGTAGGGGGAAGTCCAGCGAGTCCTAAAGAGTTTCCGCACATTGCACGATTAGGTCACGCCAGTATAAATAAGCCAACAGAATGGTTTTGTGGAGGTACTCTTATAAGTGAGAGATTTGTTTTGACTGCAGCGCATTGTTTCTCAACAAACCG TGGCGAAGTAAACATTGTGCGGTTAGGAGATTTGGACTTTGGCAGAGAATCGGATGATGCACGGCCAGAGGACTTCCGTGTTCGACGCTACATAGAGCATAATGAATACAACAGTGCCACAATCTACAATGACATAGCACTCGTAGAACTGGAACGATCTGTAACTTTTGACGCATATAAACATCCTGCATGTTTGCCCACCAATTCTGGAGATGAGTTTCAAAAATTAGTGGCCATTGGCTGGGGGAGCACACGTTTCGCCGATTCTGATTCGAAAAAACTTCTAAAAGTAACCCTCAATCGGTTGGGCTTCGATCAATGTCAACGTCTTATCGCGTTTTCGGATGTGGATCAACTCCCCAGGGGTGTGGAGAATCGTTTACAAATATGTGCTGGTTCGAATGAAGCAAAAGATACTTGCAGCGGTGATTCGGGCGGTCCATTATTAGCATACCATCCAGATTATCCGTGTATGTACACCGTGATTGGCATAACATCATATGGAATTGGCTGTGGTATACCCGGACAACCGGGTATTTATACCCGAGTGTATAGCTACATTGATTGGATACGGATTATTGTTTGGGGACAAAGGTAG
- the LOC120780854 gene encoding beta-1,4-galactosyltransferase 1: MFLKINQRKYHVTDLIVRIACIALVIYWIMPWRFASHYEYLHRNEIQQAFVEQVTTNISMQRMPPCEYSDIFADNIITYRSQYREHVLRGEEILPGGEYFPEDCSARFSTAIIVPYRKREEQLHAFLIYMHNYLRQQRIHYRIFLVEQYDQKPFNRAKLFNIGSVIAAELEFPCLILHDVDLLPMNLGQLYACTQKPRHMCSALDTFRFTLPYRGLFGGVVAIRTHQYRFINGMSNLYEGWGGEDDDLFNRLYSHKIDICRFEPSYSTYTMMRHKREKKNEARLELLRTGYKRFLTDGLNSLIYSEKERRLHSLFTHILVET, translated from the coding sequence atgtttttaaaaataaatcaaagaaaatatcATGTTACGGATTTGATTGTACGTATCGCATGTATCGCTTTAGTGATATATTGGATTATGCCATGGCGATTTGCTTCTCATTATGAATATTTACATCGAAATGAAATACAACAAGCGTTTGTTGAACAAGTTACGACCAATATTTCAATGCAACGTATGCCACCATGTGAATACAGTGATATCTTTGCAGATAACATTATTACATATCGTTCGCAATATCGGGAGCATGTGTTGCGGGGAGAAGAAATTTTGCCTGGTGGCGAATATTTTCCAGAGGATTGCAGTGCACGCTTTAGTACGGCAATCATTGTGCCTTACCGAAAACGTGAGGAACAACTTCATGCTTTTCTCATCTACATGCACAATTATTTGCGACAGCAACGTATTCACTATCGAATTTTCTTAGTTGAACAATAtgaccagaagccgttcaatcGGGCAAAACTATTCAATATTGGCTCAGTAATTGCAGCAGAACTTGAATTCCCTTGTTTAATATTGCATGATGTCGATTTACTTCCAATGAACTTGGGCCAACTGTACGCCTGTACCCAGAAGCCTCGTCATATGTGCTCTGCACTCGATACTTTCCGTTTCACATTACCTTACCGAGGACTATTTGGAGGTGTTGTAGCCATTCGTACACATCAATATCGGTTTATTAACGGAATGTCTAATTTATATGAGGGTTGGGGAGGAGAAGATGATGATTTATTCAATAGATTATATTCGCATAAAATAGATATATGTCGCTTTGAACCAAGCTACAGTACATATACGATGATGCGCCACAAACGTGAGAAGAAGAACGAAGCTCGTTTGGAACTATTAAGAACTGGATATAAACGCTTTCTAACAGATggattaaattcacttatttacTCAGAGAAGGAACGTCGCTTGCATAgcttatttacacatattttgGTAGAAACGTGA
- the LOC120770890 gene encoding protein AF-9, translating into MAVKVQFEIGHTARLRSKKTSEGFTHDWELYVRGVKEADISTYVDKVVFNLHDSFPKPKRVCNKPPYVITESGYAGFLLPIDIYFRNRDEPKRIQFTYDLDLQQTGPPHHRFEVQKFVFDHVSDEFRQKLLKGGGIPVTGAGMVGGATVSSTNNTPNAAISDEGGGMVSKPKLSSGESIGGSSGKKHKTRIDDSKSNSFANLFGAPIKSGSSKHSPDGKINSLNTVGGKGAPSTSNASGSGAGTGVAVTPNPGNINSNNSIAKEKSSKDREKTNSSTLASSNEKSREKSDKKEKHKSSSSPNKESRSENKKSSGDSSKHEKREESKSKKDKSRDKERERSREKGSSGATKRSLSPKSNVRDVGAPSPKRPTPPRSSSSASGRVEDIKSAGSSSKIEGKESKSREEKSTSSGKKSKKEKKDKDKDKERDKERRDEHKEKHRSGDGKSKDPKEERHGNIINSSSNTVTTATTLSGNIITNEAKDNKSQQSPANFSIKKPDKDAKEKTEAVKGKNNDKNIDKISTNPTTTPVGGTNATTTSGDKKLPTSSNNQSEKLEKEKDKDKEKDKEKRSHKHKKKDKNKDKDKEREKERDKERHKEREKEKEKERDKERSEEKLRSEKHTETNSNGNASSMGAASTAISGSKVASLPVETTAAQNDPPKPEPNSVTSLPNSTSNSTNSNNLNNNANGTAPIAPTKKSQNRDRKNKDKSSKEEKRNSGELGELESRSSSKHGNKSAGTIIPANTNTTGTVSNTTGNNSSKTVDASDTGKVPLPEDAALLTATSATNPAAVTSTDIAPVVMHSDSSNSSFPDLTPKLSTKSETTPTEKPDKTTSIITKEHKQRSGERNAKTKDISDKTEKADKKVEKEEKKRRRSSVAATTVSANSFLEPPLKQAKKESNKTAREQTKSPALRQSRAASISGPIGINNGNDNGSNSSNATTQNSNSNTTDALNSGGAFLPPPNNTTGTSVTSSPSTLAITSNVNANLNANSIVSASTTGAAAAASLAPPHPLRPASPAGPVGAMAAEAAGANNGSTLTPALPTEYLSELQELHHKIMTLQDNEELQQVVEMIAATGCYEITAKTFDFDLCKLDRSTVQRLQEFFATSVS; encoded by the exons ATGGCAGTGAAAGTGCAATTCGAGATCGGTCATACGGCGAGGCTGCGCAGCAAAAAAACATCCGAAGGCTTTACACATGACTGGGAATTGTACGTGCGTGGTGTTAAGGAGGCAGATATCAGCACCTACGTTGACAAGGTCGTTTTTAATTTACACGACTCTTTTCCAAAGCCAAAGAGGG TTTGCAACAAGCCACCATACGTGATAACAGAGTCAGGTTACGCTGGATTTTTGCTCCCGATCGATATTTATTTTCGCAATCGCGATGAGCCAAAGCGTATACAATTCACTTACGACTTAGATTTGCAACAGACAGGTCCGCCACATCATCGCTTTGAAGTGCAGAAATTTGTATTTGATCATGTTTCGGATGAATTTCGTCAAAAGTTGCTCAAAGGTGGTGGCATACCAGTGACTGGTGCCGGAATGGTTGGAGGTGCCACCGTTTCATCCACTAATAACACCCCGAATGCCGCTATTAGTGACGAAGGCGGTGGTATGGTTAGCAAGCCGAAGCTGAGTAGCGGAGAATCAATTGGTGGCAGTAGcggtaaaaaacacaaaactcgTATAGATGACTCGAAGAGTAATTCATTTGCCAATCTATTTGGTGCACCTATTAAAAGCGGGTCAAGTAAACATTCGCCTGACGGAAAAATTAATAGTTTGAATACTGTTGGTGGAAAGGGAGCTCCGAGTACTAGCAACGCAAGCGGTAGCGGTGCTGGAACTGGAGTTGCAGTTACACCCAACCCCGGAAATATCAACTCAAACAACTCTATTGCAAAAGAAAAATCTAGTAAAGATCGAGAAAAAACGAACTCTTCAACGTTGGCTAGTAGCAACGAGAAGAGTCGAGAGAAATCTGATAAGAAAGAAAAACACAAGTCCTCATCCAGCCCTAATAAGGAATCACGTAGTGAAAATAAGAAATCCTCTGGAGATAGTAGCAAACATGAAAAACGTGAGGAGTCCAAATCAAAAAAGGATAAATCACGCGACAAAGAGCGGGAGCGTAGTCGGGAGAAAGGTTCAAGCGGTGCCACCAAACGTTCTCTAAGTCCAAAATCGAATGTCCGCGATGTTGGCGCGCCGAGCCCAAAGCGGCCAACACCGCCGCGATCTTCTTCATCCGCAAGCGGACGTGTAGAGGATATTAAATCAGCTGGTAGTAGTAGCAAAATTGAGGGGAAAGAATCAAAGTCTCGCGAAGAAAAGTCCACTTCAAGTGGTAAAAAgtcaaagaaagaaaagaaagacAAAGACAAGGACAAGGAACGCGATAAAGAGCGACGTGATGAACATAAAGAAAAACATCGTAGTGGCGATGGTAAATCAAAGGATCCAAAAGAGGAACGCCACggaaatataataaatagcAGCAGTAATACTGTGACGACGGCTACAACACTTAGTGGAAACATTATTACGAATGAAGCTAAAGACAACAAAAGTCAACAATCACCAGCAAACTTTAGCATTAAAAAACCAGATAAAGATGCGAAAGAGAAAACAGAAGCTGTTAAAGGGAagaataatgataaaaatatagACAAAATATCGACAAATCCAACAACTACACCAGTAGGTGGTACGAATGCCACAACTACCAGTGGCGATAAGAAACTACCAACCAGCTCAAATAATCAGAGCGAAAAATTAGAAAAGGAAAAGGACAAAGATAAAGAAAAGGATAAAGAAAAGAGGTCTCATAAACACAAGAAAAAGGATAAGAACAAGGATAAAGATAAGGAACGTGAAAAAGAGCGTGATAAGGAGAGGCACAAAGAAAGAGAGAAGGAAAAAGAGAAAGAACGCGATAAAGAGCGATCTGAAGAAAAGTTGCGTTCCGAAAAACACACAGAAACTAATTCAAATGGGAATGCATCCTCAATGGGAGCCGCATCCACAGCTATATCCGGATCCAAAGTAGCGTCTCTGCCTGTAGAAACGACAGCAGCACAAAATGACCCCCCTAAACCTGAACCGAATAGCGTAACCTCGTTGCCAAACTCAACGAGCAACTCTACTAATTCCAATAACCTAAACAACAACGCCAATGGTACGGCACCTATTGCGCCAACTAAGAAGTCACAAAATAGAGATAGGAAAAACAAAGATAAATCATCTAAAGAGGAGAAACGAAATTCAGGTGAATTGGGTGAATTGGAATCGCGAAGCAGTAGTAAGCATGGTAACAAAAGTGCTGGAACCATTATACCAGCAAACACCAACACTACAGGTACTGTTTCAAATACTACTGGAAATAACAGCAGCAAAACCGTTGATGCAAGTGACACTGGAAAAGTGCCCTTACCAGAGGACGCTGCTTTATTGACGGCAACATCAGCAACAAATCCAGCAGCTGTGACATCAACTGACATCGCACCGGTTGTTATGCATTCAGATAGCTCGAACAGCAGTTTTCCGGACTTAACGCCGAAGCTGAGTACAAAATCGGAAACAACACCAACAGAAAAGCCAGACAAGACTACAAGTATTATCACCAAAGAACACAAACAGCGCAGCGGCGAAcgtaatgcaaaaacaaaagatattAGTGATAAGACCGAAAAAGCTGATAAAAAGGTGGAAAAGGAAGAAAAGAAGCGTCGGCGAAGCTCCGTTGCAGCGACCACCGTTTCTGCTAACTCATTCTTAGAACCTCCGCTCAAACAAGCTAAAAAAGAGTCTAATAAGACGGCCCGCGAACAAACGAAGTCTCCCGCATTGCGTCAAAGTCGAGCTGCTAGTATAAGTGGTCCCATCGGAATCAATAATGGCAACGACAATGGCAGTAACAGCTCCAATGCCACTACACAAAACAGCAATTCTAACACTACGGACGCATTAAATAGTGGTGGCGCCTTTTTGCCACCACCCAACAATACGACCGGAACTAGTGTAACTAGCTCTCCATCTACTTTAGCTATTACCAGCAATGTCAACGCAAATTTAAATGCTAATAGTATTGTAAGTGCATCGACGACAGGTGCAGCGGCGGCAGCGTCGCTTGCGCCACCTCATCCGTTACGACCAGCATCACCGGCAGGGCCAGTAGGTGCGATGGCCGCAGAGGCAGCAGGCGCTAACAATGGTTCAACGCTGACACCGGCATTGCCAACTGAATATCTGAGTGAACTACAGGAATTACATCATAAAATAATGACGTTACAGGACAATGAGGAGTTGCAGCAAGTAGTCGAGATGATCGCTGCCACGGGCTGTTATGAGATTACCGCCAAAACTTTCGATTTCGATCTATGTAAGCTGGACCGTAGCACTGTGCAGCGTTTGCAAGAATTCTTTGCAACGTCTGTGTCGTGA